The Pecten maximus chromosome 6, xPecMax1.1, whole genome shotgun sequence DNA window attatcaatgtccgctatgttaatccccgggtaagattgtcaatgtccgctatgttaatccccgggtaagattgtcaatgtccgctatgttaatccccgggtaagattgtcaatgtccgctatgttaatccccgggtaagattgtcaatgtccgctatgttaatccccgggtaagattgtcaatgtccgctatgttaatccccgggtaagattgtcaatgtccgctatgttaatccccgggtaagattgtcaatgtccgctatgttaatccccgggtaagattgtcaatgtccgctatgttaatccccgggtaagattgtcaatgtccgctatgttaatccccgggtaagattgtcaatgtccgctatgttaatccccgggtaggattgtcaatgtccgctatgttaataTCCGGGTAAGATTttcaatgtccgctatgttaatccccgggatagattgtcaatgtccgctatgttaatccccgggtaagattgtcaagGTCTGTTctgttaatccccgggtaagattgtcaatgtctgctatgttaatccccgggtaagattgtcaatgtccgctatgttaatccccgggatagattgtcaatgtccgctatgttaatccccgggtaagattgtcaatgtccgctatgttaatccccgggtaagattgtcaatgtctgttatgttaatccccgggatagattgtcaatgtctgttatgttaatccccgggtaagattttcaatgtccgctatgttaatccccgggtaagattttcaatgtccgctatgttaatccccaggtaagattgtcaatgtccgctatgttaatccccgggtaagattgtcaatgtctgttatgttaatccccgggtaagattgtcaatgtccgctatgttaatccccgggatagattgtcaatgtccgctatgttaatccccgggtaagattgtcaatgtctgttatgttaatccccgggtaagattgtcaatgtctgctatgttaatccccgggtaggattgtcaatgtccgctatgttaatccccgggtaagattgtcaatgtccgctatgttaatccccgggtaagattgtcaatgtccgctatgttaatccccgggtaagattgtcaatgtccgctatgttaatccccgggtaagattgtcaatgtccgctatgttaatccccgggtatgattgtcaatgtccgctatgttaatccccgggtaagattgtcaatgtccgctatgttaatccccgggtaagattgtcaatgtccgttatgttaatccccgggtaagattgtcaatgtccgctatgttaatccccgggtatgATTGTCAATGTctgctatgttaatccccgggtaagattgtcaatgtccgctatgttaatccccgggtaagattgtcaatgtccgctatgttaatcccaaggtaagattgtcaatgtccgctatgttaatccccgggtaagattgtcaatgtccgctatgttaattcccgggtaagattgtcaatgtccgctatgttaatccccgggtaagattgtcaatgtccgctatgttaatccccgggtaagattgtcaatgtctgctatgttaatccccgggtaagattgtcaatgtccgctatgttaatccccgggtaagattgtcaatgtccgctatgttaatccccgggtaagattgtcaatgtccgctatgttaatccccgggtaagattgtcaatgtccgctatgttaatccccgggtaagattgtcaatgtccgctatgttaatcccgggtaagattgtcaatgtctgttatgttaatccccgggtaagattgtcaatgtccgctatgttaatccccgggtaagattgtcaatgtccgctatgttaatccccgggtatgattgtcaatgtccgctatgttaatccccgggtaggattgtcaatgtccgctatgttaatccccgggtgGGATTGTCAATGTCTGCTACGTTAATCCCCGGGTatgattgtcaatgtccgctatgttaatccccgggtaggattgtcaatgtccgctatgttaatccccgggtgggattgtcaatgtccgttatgttaatccccgggtaggattgtcaatgtccgctatgttaataTCCGGGTAAGATTttcaatgtccgctatgttaatccccgggtaagattgtcaatgtccgctatgttaatccccgggtaagattatcaatgtccgctatgttaatccccgggtaagattatcaatgtccgctatgttaatccccgggtaagattaccaatgtccgctatgttaatccccgggtaagattatcaatgtccgctatgttaatccccgggtaagattatcaatgtccgctatgttaatccccgggtaagattttcaatgtccgctatgttaatccccgggtaagattgtcaatgtccgctatgttaatccccgggtaagattgtcaatgtccgctatgttaatccccgggtatgATTGTCAATGTCTgttatgttaatccccgggtaagattgtcaatgtccgctatgttaatccccgggtaagattgtcaatgtccgctatgttaatccccgggtaggattgtcaatgtccgctatgttaatatcccgggtaagattgtcaatgtccgctatgttaatccccgggtaagattgtcaatgtccgctatgttaatccccgggtatgattgtcaatgtccgttatgttaatccccgggtaagattgtcaatgtccgctatgttaatccccgggtaagattgtcaatgtccgctatgttaatccccgggtaagattgtcaatgtccgctatgttaatccccgggtaagattgtcaatgtccgctatgttaatccccgggtagattgtcaatgtccgctatgttaatccccgggtaagattgtcaatgtccgctatgttaatccccgggtaagattgtcaatgtccgctatgttaatccccgggtaggattgtcaatgtccgctatgttaatccccgggtagattgtcaatgtccgctatgttaatccccgggtaagattgtcaatgtccgctatgttaatccccgggtaagattgtcaatgtccgctatgttaatccccgggtaagattgtcaatgtccgctatgttaatccccgggtaagattgtcaatgtccgctatgttaatccccgggtaagattgtcaatgtccgctatgttaatccccgggtaggattgtcaatgtccgctatgttaatccccgggtatgattgtcaatgtccgctatgttaatccccgggtatgattgtcaatgtccgctatgttaatccccgggtaagattgtcaatgtccgctatgttaatccccgggtaagattgtcaatgtccgctatgttaatccccgggtaagattgtcaatgtccgctatgttaatcccccggtaagattgtcaatgtccgttatgttaatccccgggtatgattgtcaatgtccgctatgttaatccccgggtaggattgtcaatgtccgctatgttaatccccgggtaagattgtcaatgtccgctatgttaatccccgggtaagattgtcaatgtccgctatgttaatccccgggtaagattgtcaatgtccgctatgttaatccccgggtaagattgtcaatgtccgctatgttaatccccgggtaagattgtcaatgtccgctatgttaatccccgggatagattgtcaatgtccgctatgttaatccccgggtaagattgtcaatgtccgctatgttaatccccgggtaagattgtcaatgtccgctatgttaatccccgggtaagattgtcaatgtccgctatgttaatccccgggtaagattgtcaatgtccgctatgttaatccccgggtaagattgtcaatgtctgctatgttaatccccgggatagattgtcaatgtccgctatgttaatctccgggtaagattgtcaagGTCTgttatgttaatccccgggtaagattgtcaatgtctgctatgttaatccccgggtaagattgtcaatgtccgctatgttaatccccgggatagattgtcaatgtccgctatgttaatccccgggtaagattgtcaatgtctgttatgttaatccccgggtaagattgtcaatgtctgctatgttaatccccgggtaggattgtcaatgtccgctatgttaatccccgggtaagattgtcaatgtctgttatgttaatccccgggtaagattgtcacTGTCCGCTAGGTTAATCCCcaggtaagattgtcaatgtccgctatgttaatctccgggtaagattgtcaatgtccgctatgttaatccccgggtatgattgtcaatgtccgctatgttaatccccgggatagattgtcaatgtccgctatgttaatccccgggtaagattgtcaatgtctgctatgttaatccccgggtaagattgtcaatgtccgctatgttaatccccgggtaagattgtcaatgtccgctatgttaatcccgggtaagattgtcaatgtccgctatgttagtccccgggtaagattgtcaatgtccgctatgttaatccccgggtaggATTGTCAATGTCTgttatgttaatccccgggtaagattgtcaatttccgctatgttaatcccgggtaagattgtcaatgtctgctatgttaatccccgggtaagattgtcaatgtccgctatgttaatccccgggtaagattgtcaatgtctgctatgttaatccccgggtaagattgtcaatgtccgctatgttaatccccgggtaagattatcaatgtccgctatgttcATCCCGAACGGAATTCTAATACACCTTTAACCTTGTGACAATGGTCATGATGTTAATCAATCCAGGTAATTTTCCAATTCTGGATATTACTGACGTTTCCGACTCACATCCGGAATTTTATATTCGTTGTGAGAATCCGGATATTACTGACGTTTCCTTCTCATTCCCGGAACGTGTTATTCGTAGTCAGGAAAAGAggattgtaatattttatagaGGTCTTGCAGTGATAGATTGACAGAGAAATTTCGAAAATCAATCTCGAACACCGCAAACAGCCCTGCGGAGCGAAGACATTGATTGAAAGAAGATTAATTGTCAACAGGGATTGATTTCTACGTCAAGcgaataaataaaattgacaaaatcccGTTAAACTAGAAATAATCTTTCCCTATGTCACACTAggatctttgaaaaaaatccttCCTTTGTCTGACGACGTTGTCGAAATATCTGTTAACACGCCTATCTTGTTTTGTAGGAAAGTCTGTCCAATATTCTCGGAGGTAGCGGTAAGTTGGAGATTGTACAGAATTTCAGctttttagaaataaaatattgtctgATGGAAACCATACAGAACTCTACAAGCGTCCGAGGAACATTCGCAAAGGCGTTCACACGGGTCTGAACACTTATCTTCAACGTCTCGATTTCATCGTCATCATCGGAATCTGAACAAGAGTCGTGTACGTCACACATATCTTCATCGTCTACGTCACCAACTAAATCAGGATGTACAAAACATCCATTATCAAGAAGAAAATTGGCAACTGCTGTGTGTTCCTCGCTGTCGCAATCTAGAGCCATCGCCAAAGCCGACTGTCCAGTTTCTGAAAGGAGGTCAATATCTGCACCAGACAAAAGCAGGACATTAGCCATATTTACGTCGCCATTCAAGGCACACTGATGTAGGGGTGCCAAACCACAGGACATAGCGTTCACATTGGCACCGTGTGTAATCAGAACGTCCAGGAGAATATTATTTTGTTCTATAATGGCGGTATGGACAGGTGTGCAGACACCATCTGTATTTTGGCACTCAGCATTATCAACATCACAGCCGTTTTTCAAGAGGAAACTGATAAGTTCTTCCAAATCTTCGAATGATTTCATGGAGGCTAATGCATGTaagatatttctgtttttggTGTCTAAGACACTAAAGTCCTGAGATGGACACTCTTTCATGAAATACCAGGCTATATCAAGCGAGCCGTTGGCGAGTGCAACAAACAATGGTGCTTCACTTTCACTAATGTTATTAACGTCGGCTCCGTGCCTCACGAGAAAATCTGCCAGTTTGACAGAGTTTTGTTTCGCTGCATATTGCAGGGGTGTTACAGGACGGCTACCGaacgatgacgtcatcaatttacCACCTAATTCCGTGTCCGCGCCGAATTTGATCAAATGTTCGGCCATGTCAAGGTCTAAGACATCTTCGCAGTAGAACGTACACGCACGCAAAATTGGCGGGAGATTGTTGGCAAACTTTAAGGTTGTTTTGTCTGGATTGGGATTAGCGCCACAGCGAAGTAAGAACTTTACCATATCAACATGCTTACCCATTACCGCGAACTCTATCGGCGTTACACTACAGTTAGAATATTTCTTTGGTAAATTGACAAAATTTTTAATGGGCTGTCTTGCTTTCGATGGAATGATGAGATTATCGACATCCGAATCTATCCACTCCGACAGTAATAACAAAAACACGGATACGTCTCCTGCTTGTGCCGCCAGATGAACAGGCGCCAATCCCATTTCATTGAAGAGACAATTGACTCCGTCCTTAACCAAGAGTTTGACAACTTCTCGATGTCCACCCTTCACAGCCAAATGCAGAGCAGTGTTGTCGTAAACATCCTTGACCAATGTGTTGCATCCGGCCTGAATCATCCACTTCACTACCTCTGCGATGCCCTTATTGGCAGCGTAACAGAAAGCTGGCGTCTTTGTGAGCGGGTCTGCCTTATCCAAGTTACATCGACGGTGGTTGATAAGCGTCCTGGCAACGTCCAAACATCCTTTTCTAATTGCCAGGTGGAGTGGCGGCTCGCGGTCCCAGTCCTCCACGTTCACACCACTTCCGCTCTCAATCAGTAGCAAAGCGATGGAGGATTGTTTGGCGCCGATAGCTGCACAAAGAGCCGTGCCCCGCATTCCGAGAAGATGGTCGACATCGGCGCCTTCCGATATGAGAGAGCGTACCACGTCTTCATCGCCTCCGATAATGGCTTTATTCAGGATGTCCGCTTTAGCCATGCTCTTTCTAGTACAACATGCTACCCTGGCTAGCCCTCTCTGAAAACCAAAATGAAAGGTATGTCGTGAATAGGGCAAGTCCCagtatatataaagactgttGGATTTGCCTTGaattttctttgttgtttttattttgttctccatcttttaattaaatacaataGAGTCTAATGTATATTGTTCTTTGGTTATGTCTACAGCGACACccgaaattaaaaaaatcttgacCCACATATTTAGAAATTATATGCCCCTATCACCTGAAGTACTACTTTATATGATAAACGACGCATTCTAGACTCATTCATTTGAAATCTGTAACTTAAATGGAAGAGGAAGTACCAAGTCCCTGACCAATTGGGTTAGCTTACATGCATTTTGATGAAAGTGTGATAAAGGGGAAGTAATGCATTGTGAACATTAATATTCGTTTACACAGAACACTGTCGATGTATAGAACACACTCCCGTTGAATGGAGTAAAGGCGTTTgaataaaagttttaaaaatactGGAAAAATCCACCacataaacattgttttaaagcaaaaaatcGAACTATGAatgtttcattttgatatattatctATTACTGTGCTGAATGTCGGAATGTAATTTCCTATGTCAGAATAAAATCTATGTATATCatttagagttatttcccttctaCCATTGCAAAGTGATATTACACAAACGTAGGCTACATGTACGTCAAAAATAAAATAGTAAATCCTAAAATGGCGACCTTGTATAACAATCTAACAACGTGCATGCTAGTATTATAATTATCAGGGCATATTCTGTGTACTGTAGTGTAACACACTGCCACAATTCAGGGAACTCAACACACACAGACACGATGTAGAAGGTCTAGAtctaataaaataaattaattggtCACTTTCCATGATACACtgatttaattataatacataataTGAGATGTTATGACTTTCAATGAATGATAAGTGCAAACATACGTGGAATGATTTGCGCATGCTGACCTTCAAGTTTGTGATACAATGTTCACGGATGTTTACATGCCTCCAGGAAGCACTTCAATTTGGAACTCTTTTTCTTGTGGAGTTACGAAAGTacatttgaaaaagaaaacaacttGCAGACAAGGCCGACTGTATGTTCTTACCATGTTTATAAATAACAATGTGTCTTAACGCAAAGTAAATGACAAAACTGTCTCACtattatttgaatttaatatacTGAAAATATCTTATGACAAGCAATATTATCGACCATCATTTAATTTCATGTCACGAATGGCTGATCACAGCAGCAGCTTGGTTCGGTcatgtaacaatacagtaacaTTCTTCTGTGGTTAAAGGTATATATGCTAATCATAGTGTATTGGACAAGCCCATTCTTCCGGAAATATTTTTGGGTAACTTTTACATGTGTTTATGTGGCACCCTATCAAATAATGTAAATAGTGCTATACAGACTGATATAGTTAAACGTACAAGTGTATACCGCTGTATATCGCTTGTCTACTTGTACACCATACAAATGT harbors:
- the LOC117328754 gene encoding putative ankyrin repeat protein RF_0381 isoform X2: MAKADILNKAIIGGDEDVVRSLISEGADVDHLLGMRGTALCAAIGAKQSSIALLLIESGSGVNVEDWDREPPLHLAIRKGCLDVARTLINHRRCNLDKADPLTKTPAFCYAANKGIAEVVKWMIQAGCNTLVKDVYDNTALHLAVKGGHREVVKLLVKDGVNCLFNEMGLAPVHLAAQAGDVSVFLLLLSEWIDSDVDNLIIPSKARQPIKNFVNLPKKYSNCSVTPIEFAVMGKHVDMVKFLLRCGANPNPDKTTLKFANNLPPILRACTFYCEDVLDLDMAEHLIKFGADTELGGKLMTSSFGSRPVTPLQYAAKQNSVKLADFLVRHGADVNNISESEAPLFVALANGSLDIAWYFMKECPSQDFSVLDTKNRNILHALASMKSFEDLEELISFLLKNGCDVDNAECQNTDGVCTPVHTAIIEQNNILLDVLITHGANVNAMSCGLAPLHQCALNGDVNMANVLLLSGADIDLLSETGQSALAMALDCDSEEHTAVANFLLDNGCFVHPDLVGDVDDEDMCDVHDSCSDSDDDDEIETLKISVQTRVNAFANVPRTLVEFCMVSIRQYFISKKLKFCTISNLPLPPRILDRLSYKTR
- the LOC117328754 gene encoding putative ankyrin repeat protein RF_0381 isoform X1; translation: MRKSFHRGLARVACCTRKSMAKADILNKAIIGGDEDVVRSLISEGADVDHLLGMRGTALCAAIGAKQSSIALLLIESGSGVNVEDWDREPPLHLAIRKGCLDVARTLINHRRCNLDKADPLTKTPAFCYAANKGIAEVVKWMIQAGCNTLVKDVYDNTALHLAVKGGHREVVKLLVKDGVNCLFNEMGLAPVHLAAQAGDVSVFLLLLSEWIDSDVDNLIIPSKARQPIKNFVNLPKKYSNCSVTPIEFAVMGKHVDMVKFLLRCGANPNPDKTTLKFANNLPPILRACTFYCEDVLDLDMAEHLIKFGADTELGGKLMTSSFGSRPVTPLQYAAKQNSVKLADFLVRHGADVNNISESEAPLFVALANGSLDIAWYFMKECPSQDFSVLDTKNRNILHALASMKSFEDLEELISFLLKNGCDVDNAECQNTDGVCTPVHTAIIEQNNILLDVLITHGANVNAMSCGLAPLHQCALNGDVNMANVLLLSGADIDLLSETGQSALAMALDCDSEEHTAVANFLLDNGCFVHPDLVGDVDDEDMCDVHDSCSDSDDDDEIETLKISVQTRVNAFANVPRTLVEFCMVSIRQYFISKKLKFCTISNLPLPPRILDRLSYKTR